In one window of Mesorhizobium sp. B2-1-1 DNA:
- a CDS encoding inositol monophosphatase family protein — MTFDDTAIDWLASTLAEAAEAEIMPRFRRLGGGDVRQKTSAADLVTEADVSAERLITAKLRERYPTAMIVGEEACSDNPALLDGLGDADLAFTIDPVDGTFNFASGVPLFGVMLGVVVRGETVAGIIHDPVGKDWLIGARGAGSHIRHAHGNLEKVRVAAPVPISGMTGSVSWQYMAEPERSRLARNQTKILSQFAYRCAAHEYRLLASGHAHFVVYNKLMPWDHLPGVLIHAEAGGHAARFDASAYLPSHVGGGLLVAPDRESWRELRSELWAQ, encoded by the coding sequence ATGACATTTGACGATACCGCGATCGACTGGCTGGCCAGCACCCTGGCCGAAGCAGCCGAAGCCGAAATCATGCCGCGCTTTCGCCGGTTGGGCGGCGGCGACGTCCGCCAGAAGACGTCGGCCGCCGACCTGGTGACGGAAGCCGACGTCAGTGCCGAGCGGCTGATCACCGCCAAGCTGCGTGAGCGCTACCCAACGGCCATGATTGTCGGCGAGGAAGCCTGTTCCGACAATCCGGCGCTGCTCGACGGTCTTGGCGATGCCGATCTGGCTTTCACCATCGACCCGGTGGACGGCACTTTCAATTTCGCTTCCGGCGTGCCGTTGTTCGGCGTCATGCTGGGTGTCGTGGTCCGGGGTGAGACCGTCGCAGGCATCATCCACGATCCGGTCGGCAAGGACTGGCTGATCGGCGCCAGGGGCGCCGGCAGCCATATCAGGCACGCGCATGGCAACCTGGAAAAAGTGCGTGTCGCGGCGCCCGTGCCGATCTCGGGAATGACCGGCTCCGTCTCCTGGCAGTACATGGCCGAACCAGAGCGGTCGCGGCTGGCGCGCAACCAGACGAAAATCCTGTCGCAATTCGCCTATCGCTGCGCCGCGCATGAATATCGCCTGCTGGCCAGCGGCCATGCCCATTTCGTCGTTTACAACAAGCTGATGCCGTGGGACCATCTGCCCGGTGTCCTGATTCATGCCGAGGCCGGCGGCCACGCCGCGCGTTTCGACGCCAGTGCCTACCTACCGTCGCATGTCGGCGGCGGCCTGCTTGTCGCACCCGACCGGGAAAGCTGGCGCGAGTTGCGCAGCGAACTCTGGGCGCAATAG